acatgacTGTGGGGCTGACTGACTATTAAGAGGGCCTTTCTGATTGTGTAAGGCACAGTTACAGCACATGGGCCTTATTCCTAGTTCCCTCGTCTTGAATTCTTCATTGACAAACCCTGAAGCACACTGAAAAAATCTGTGGTCAGCTGGCTGACTTTCCACCCAATCCTAACCTTATTCACTTGTGATGAGTCCTGCATGTTCAAACAAACCTGCTGCAAGGTCAAGGCAATAGCCTCGGCTCCAGTGGAATTTCAATGGCATCTCAATATCACTGAGGAGCAGAGTTTTTGTTTCCAGATGAAACATTCTCTTGGGTTAATGCAGCTTAGTTGGCCAAGACACCCATCTTATACATGCTAGAACACAGGACAGCTGTGCAATCAACTACACAGAGAGTATGCTGCAAGAATCAACCTCCCCAACAGAGACAACCATCTGTGGGAAGCAGTGACTCACTGTGGATATATGTTCCCCCCTTGATACATTAACACATCTCTTTCCATCCTCTACCTCTTTCTACCTCTGTCAGAGGCTttccaaaacaaacatttcaaaGACAACGGAGTCATATGCGATGGCACTTTCTTTGATTGCTTCCAGTTCAAAATCAGCAGATAACTTATGACATGAGTTTTGCATTCTACATGTAAAGTAGGCAAACAGCTGAATGCATCTGTTACTGATGTTTTGATACCTTATGGCTAGTCAAATCCCACTCTCAGTCACAGTGATTTTGAGAACAAGAGTCCATGAGGACAGGCCCCAAATATTGAGGGCTAGGCTAAATGACAGTTTCTTACCATCTCAAGCTCTTCTCTGAGAGCGCAGATGGCTCGCTCTCTGCTTGAAACCAGCTCTTCCAGGTACTGGTACCTCAGCTTCTTCCTGGCTCTGCATTCTCTTGCACTCTGACGACTTCTTTCAAGTTTTGCCTTCAAGTCTATCTTGGCTGGTTTACGACCTCGCTTGCCTGGTTTCTTTACCTTGCCTCCAACCACCTGGAAACGAAGGGTACAGTAAAGATCCTGTTCTGCAAAGGTAATACTGTAGCCATGTCATTGTGCCTACGAGATGTCTCAAGCAGAAAATCCTCCATATGCTTTCACTGATTCTGGAGCAACAGAGGAAGTAAGGGTG
The sequence above is a segment of the Lathamus discolor isolate bLatDis1 chromosome 1, bLatDis1.hap1, whole genome shotgun sequence genome. Coding sequences within it:
- the CREBL2 gene encoding cAMP-responsive element-binding protein-like 2 isoform X5, encoding MDDSKVVGGKVKKPGKRGRKPAKIDLKAKLERSRQSARECRARKKLRYQYLEELVSSRERAICALREELEMYKQWCMAMDQGKIPSEIKALLTGEEQGKAQQNSAKLAKAGKTEANSSNP
- the CREBL2 gene encoding cAMP-responsive element-binding protein-like 2 isoform X3; translation: MDDSKVVGGKVKKPGKRGRKPAKIDLKAKLERSRQSARECRARKKLRYQYLEELVSSRERAICALREELEMYKQWCMAMDQGKIPSEIKALLTGEEQGKAQQNSAKLAKAGKTEANSSNPW